The segment TTTTTGTTTTTCGTTTGGTAATTCCTCAATAATTCGACTCTTATATTTTTTTAGTAAAGATTGACATTTTGTAACAGTTTTTGAGAGAGCTGGCCATCTTCCCCCTCTTACAAGGTCACTTGTGTCCTCTAACTTATGTTGAATTTCCTGCAGCTCAACTTGCTTGATAGGGAGTGAATTTCTGAGTATTGCATTGGGATCTTTTACTGCGTTTCCAGTAGGTAAATCAGCGAATACTTGTGTTGGTTTTAAGAGGCAAACATGTATTAAAATTAGAATTAAGAATAAAAAATGTTTGTTCTGATTTGATAAGAAGTTTTGCATAGCACTCTTACAGGTTTATGATCCTTGGGTATGTAATACAGGAATGATTTCCAGTAACGATTTTCGCACAGGTACTACCATCGAGATAGATGGACAAGTTTGGCGTGTAGTAGAATTCCTACATGTCAAGCCTGGTAAAGGTTCTGCTTTTGTGCGAACAAAATTAAAATCAGTTCGAAACGGTAATGTAGTCGAAAAAACTTTTCGAGCTGGAGAATCAGTACAACAAGCTGTTCTCGAAAAGTCTAACCTGCAACATACTTATGTGGAGTCAGGAGATTACGTTTTTATGGATATGATAAGTTTTGAAGAAACAAGACTCTCCTCTGATCAAATCGGTAGAGGTTCAAAGTATTTGAAAGAAGGTATGGAGGTTAATGTGATTTTTTATAAAGATAAAGTTTTAGAAGTTGAACTTCCAATCTCTATAACTTTAAAAGTTACAGAAACAGATCCTGGAGTTAAAGGAGATACTGCAAGTGGGGGTACTAAACCAGCTATTCTTGAAACAGGTGCTCAAGTTATGGTTCCTTTGTTTATTTCTGTAGGAGAAATGATTAAGGTCGATACCCGTAATGATAGTTATCTTGGACGTGACAACTAATGGCTATGAAATTAGATCATGATGACCTAGATCGCTTGATAGAAAAAATTTCTACAAGTGATATTCAAGAATTTTCTCTAGAAGGGGAAGATTTTAAACTTGAAATAAAAAGAAATTTGTTTGATCAGAATCATTTAATTAACAATTCGACAAAAAACAATTCTTTGGAGAAGCAAATAATTACTTCTCAATCAACATCAACAGATAATATTACCCTGACAAGTAACCCTGAAGTATCTCAGGTGGCCCCTCCAGGGCGCTCAGATCTTACAGACATTACTTCCCCTATGGTTGGAACGTTTTATAGGGCTGCGGCTCCAGGAGAGGACCCATTTGTTGATTTAGGAAGTAATATTACTATTGGGCAAACGATTTGTATACTTGAAGCTATGAAGTTGATGAATGAAATCGAATCAGAGTTTAATGCTGAAATTGTAGAAATACTTGTTGAAAATGGAACACCAGTAGAGTTTGGACAAGTATTAATGCGCGTTAAACAGTCTTGAATCTTTAGTTAAATCAAAAGCTGCTTTTATTGCTTCAACCATACTTTGAGATTGGGCTATACCTTTTCCTGCAATATCAAATCCAGTTCCATGATCAGGAGATGTTCTGATAAAAGGTAAACCAATAGTTGTATTAACTGAGTAATTAAGGGCTATAACTTTAATTGGAATTAATCCCTGATCATGATACATAGCAAGAATTCCATCATGTGTTGGAGCTGTTTTATCTCTCCATGCTTTTGAAGATGAATTCCAGCAAGTATCAGGAGAAATAGGACCTGATACATGAACTCCTTTATTTTGATTACCCCAGGTAGTAACCGCATTTTTAATCCAATCTTTTTCCTCACTTCCTAATATGCCTTCTTCACCAGCATGAGGGTTTAATCCAGCGACTTTTAGAAGGGGTTTATTGACATAGGTTTTGCAAAATTTTGCAAACAAATCTAATTTTGTATGAATTAGTTGTGTAGATAATTTTTTTGGTACGTCGCATAAAGGTATATGGGTAGTTGCCAATAAGGTGTTAAATCTCCAACCAGTGATTGGAGATTTAGCTGTAAATAACATACCGACATCCTTAACCTGACAAGTTTCTGCTAATAATTCTGTTTGACCTGAATAATTATGGCCTGCTAAAGACCATGACTTTTTACAAATAGGTCCAGTAACTAGTGCTGCATTTGTATACTTCTGAACAATTTCAATAGCTTTTTTCAAGTAAAAGAAACTTGCATTACCATTACTTTTTTTTTGTTTATTTATTTCAAACGGAATTTGAATATCATGTATTTGGTAATTATTAGGATCTACAATATTTTTGATTCCTAAAGATTTAAGATTTTTATAAGTATTTTCTAGATTATTTTTTGATCCAACAATTATAAAATCAAGATTATATGGTATTTCTTTAGAAAAAAGAGCTTTCAAAATAATTTCAGGTCCGATGCCTGACTCGTCTCCAACGCTTATGATAATTTTAAATTTATCTTCATTATCATTGCTTTGATTATTCATGATTTAATTTTAATAGGCAATTATTTAATCCTGCTTTGTAGTTTTTATAAATAAGTTTATATCCTAATTTTTTACATAATAATTTATTTGAAACTCTTCTATTTTCTTTCCAAAAAGATTGGGCGATTGGCGATAAATCTTTTTTAGCTTCTTCAAATAATATTTTTTTGGGCATTTCTAATCCAAGTAATTGGTAGCTATATCTTATGACTTCAATTTGTGAGCAAGGCTCGTCATCTGCGATATTAATTATTTGATGAAAATCCAAATTATTTTTATTTTGTATTAAATAAATAATTGCATTTGCAATATCAGCGACATGAATTCTTGAGAAGACTTGATTTTCTTTATCTATCACTTTGATTTTTTTTGTTCTAATAGCTTCTAAAGTTGACCTCCCTGGACCATAAATACCAGGTAATCTGAAAATTTGTATTGGCAAATTTGAATTAATCCATTCTCTTTCACAATTTAATCTCCTTTGACTTCTTTCTTGAAAAGGATTTGGTTGATCTTCTTCACACACCCAATCACCATGGGTGTTGCCATAAACACCAGTAGTAGAGAGATATCCAACCCATTTTAGAGATAACTTTTTAATTTTATTTTTAAGCCTCTTTAATACAGGGTCGTTACCATTTTTATCTGGAGGTATACAACTAAGAATGTGAGTTGCTCCCTCAAAGATTGAATCTTCAGGTATTGAATTATCTTCGCTATTAAAAATAAAACTATTTGGCTCATTACTAATAGATCGAGAACTTGCTAATGCTATGCAGCCTAGTTTTCTGATTGATTTTGCAAAATAGTCTCCGCTAAAACCTCCTCCAAAGATTAGGAATTTATTTTTTGCTGTAATGGGACTTGATAAATTGGTCATTAAGTATTATAAATAGTACATATGTATTATTAAAGAAAATGCAGACTTTAATTCAGCCTGAGGTAAAACTAAATATAGTTGGTTTTGATAATTCCAATTTTCAAGTTAAAGAAAAATTAAATTATTCAAAATCTTGTTTAGATTTTAAATTCTATCAAAAATTATTTGCAATATTTTTAGTATCTTGTGCATTTTTAATATTTCCTGAATCTCCACAAGATTCAGAAATTTTATGCAAAAAATATCAATCTACAAAGGCTTGTATGGTCTGGTAATTACGCGGCATTATATTCATCATTATCAAACTCGTAATTTTTATTTTTTTTACTCATAAAGGTAGGATTTGCCCATTGTAATAATCTTAAAGCTAATCTCAGATCACCATCTAACCATGCTCTAATAGCCATAGCTCTTCTAGGATCATAAAATTTTTGTTTTCTATACCAATACAAAGCATTATCATCTGATTTGTCGCCGTTGCATGATAAGCATGCTGGAACACAATTTTCGGTTGTACTCAAACCTCCTTGGCTTCTAGGAAGTACATGGTCAATGGATTCTGAAGGTTTTCCGCAGTATATGCAACTTTTTCCCGTAAATGTATGAATTGATTTTCGCCATTGCCTTAATCTGAATTTAGGGCATAAATCTTCTAAAAAGACAGCATCATTATAGTGCATTCAGATTATTTAATTTCCTATAATTTTGACCGATTCAATATAAAAGTCAATAGGTTTTTTATTATTTTTAAGACTATATTTCTTGGATTGAATATATTTTATGTATTTAATTATACCTAATAAATAATATTTAATTTATACGCTAAATGTATTTAAATATACTTTTAAGGTTAATAGCTATACCTATCAAAGGTTTCTTTGGAATAGTCTTCATTTTCTTTGTCTTGCAAAAGTTCTTCTTTTTTTCGCCTTTTTTCTTTTCTATCGTTTTCTAATTGTAGCTTTCTATCAGGATGAAGTTGATCTAAAAATTCAACACAATAAGAAAACTTATCTCTTTCTCTTACAACTGTTTCAATAATTTGCCCGGCGGCCTGCTTTGGAGAGGTCTTAAAAATACCCCCTTTTTGTTTCTTAATATAACTGTAAGCTGCTTGCCAACTGCTTTCATGGTCATTCCCCCCATCTCTCATTGTACAAAATATTTCTGCTCCAAAGGAACCTGCAATTGCTTTAGGGGCCAATAATAGTAATGGAACATACATTGCAACTAAAGGAAAAATGAATCTTATCTTTTTATGCCCTTTCATTAGTTTTTTATCTGTCTATATAAAAAGTATCTTTAATTTAGATAATGTCTAGATAAATTTAAGATTTTATTATTCCAAATAGGTTGAGCATTTTTACAACCAGTGGCAGAATTAAAAGAACAGTAACTAATCTAACTGCGTGAAGAGTTGCAACTGCTGCCCCTACTCCATATTCTGTACCGACTAAACTCATACCACTTATCCCTCCTGGAGCAGCACCAAGAATTGTCGTGATTATATCTACATTAAGTAATCTGCTAGTCCATAAACCAATCGCTAGGCCAGTAATTATTAGTGTAAATGTGATTAAAATTGCAGGCTTCCATAAAGTTTGTAATTCAACTAATGAGTCCTTCGTTAAGCTTGTTCCAATAACAGTACCAATGCCTATTTCTAATATGGTTCTTGTACCATTTGGCCACACGGCAGGTTCAACTTTTCCGCTGATGCCTAAAACACTTGCACCAATTAAAGCCCCTGCAAGTGGAGCTGCAGGTATGCCTGTTTTTATAGCAAGTGCCCCAAAAGCTGACCCTGCAATTAAATAATAAATAAGATTTATATTCGACATTTAAGAAATCAATTGTTTGGTAATAATATTAGGAATAAATTCAAATGCTCGGGTATATGTTCAAAGTATGTTCTTATTTACTAATTTCATAGTCCTTTATGAAATTAATATATTTATTCGCATTAAACGAAAATTAATCAGCCTAAATATTTACCATAAAAACTTATTTTTAAAAATTAGTTAAATTTTTCCTGCATAATGGGCCTCTGAGTTGGCATAATAATTAGTAAAGCACTATTTCTTATGGCTTCACAAATTTCTTATAGAGGTAATAAAAACCCAATCAAAAAGAAGTTATCCTTTTTTGAAGGTGGACATCAACTCGAAAAATTAGAATTCGCTCTTGCCGTAGCTCAAACTAAGGGTGACGAACAAAAATCGTTGGTATTAATGAAAAAAATTATTGAATTAGGCGGAAATGTTGAAGAACCTGGTACTTAGGTTCTCTTTTTTATAAATGGCAGGATGCAATTTTCAAGGCCTTTCCTGCTGTATCTGTGGAAATTATATTTTGTTCTACTAATGTATTGCCAATAGCTGCTATCACTGTAATTATATCTCTATCATTAATGTAACCTAAGTGACCAACTCTAAATATTTTTCCTTTTAAATGATCTTGTCCTCCAGCTAGTAAAATATCATATTTATTTTTTATATTCTTTCTAAACTGTTCTGCATCTATATCTTCAATTTGAATTGCAGTAACAGCGGGACTTAAATGGTTTTCATCAGCAAATAATTTGAGGTTAAGTGTTTTTGCAGCTTCACTGACTGCAAGTTTATGTCTTTCATGTCTTTTAAAGATTTTATCTAGTCCTTCATCTTTCATCATTTTTAGTGATTCATCTAAAGCAAAAACTAAATTTACTGCTGGAGTATAAGGATTGCTATTACTTAAAAGACTCTTTTTATATGATTTTAAATTTAAATAGAATTTAGGTAAATTAGAATTTTCTGAGGCTTGCCAAGCTTTATCGCTCATTGACACAAAGCTTAAACCTGGAGGTATCATATATCCTTTTTGAGATCCTGAAGCAACAACATCTAGTTCCCAATCAT is part of the Prochlorococcus marinus subsp. pastoris str. CCMP1986 genome and harbors:
- a CDS encoding HNH endonuclease, producing the protein MHYNDAVFLEDLCPKFRLRQWRKSIHTFTGKSCIYCGKPSESIDHVLPRSQGGLSTTENCVPACLSCNGDKSDDNALYWYRKQKFYDPRRAMAIRAWLDGDLRLALRLLQWANPTFMSKKNKNYEFDNDEYNAA
- a CDS encoding pyridoxal-phosphate-dependent aminotransferase family protein, which translates into the protein MIPGPTPVPEKVLQALGRHPIGHRSKDFQDLMEITTKNLQWLHQTKNDVLTITGSGTAAMEAGMISTLSKGEKVICGVNGKFGQRWVKVAKEFGLEVIKIEAEWGKPLDPKDFKTILEKDDKKEIKAVILTHSETSTGVINDLKTISSHIRNHKKALSIIDCVTSIGACSVPVDDWELDVVASGSQKGYMIPPGLSFVSMSDKAWQASENSNLPKFYLNLKSYKKSLLSNSNPYTPAVNLVFALDESLKMMKDEGLDKIFKRHERHKLAVSEAAKTLNLKLFADENHLSPAVTAIQIEDIDAEQFRKNIKNKYDILLAGGQDHLKGKIFRVGHLGYINDRDIITVIAAIGNTLVEQNIISTDTAGKALKIASCHL
- a CDS encoding transcription factor TFIID encodes the protein MQTLIQPEVKLNIVGFDNSNFQVKEKLNYSKSCLDFKFYQKLFAIFLVSCAFLIFPESPQDSEILCKKYQSTKACMVW
- a CDS encoding AbrB family transcriptional regulator — protein: MSNINLIYYLIAGSAFGALAIKTGIPAAPLAGALIGASVLGISGKVEPAVWPNGTRTILEIGIGTVIGTSLTKDSLVELQTLWKPAILITFTLIITGLAIGLWTSRLLNVDIITTILGAAPGGISGMSLVGTEYGVGAAVATLHAVRLVTVLLILPLVVKMLNLFGIIKS
- the accB gene encoding acetyl-CoA carboxylase biotin carboxyl carrier protein, producing MAMKLDHDDLDRLIEKISTSDIQEFSLEGEDFKLEIKRNLFDQNHLINNSTKNNSLEKQIITSQSTSTDNITLTSNPEVSQVAPPGRSDLTDITSPMVGTFYRAAAPGEDPFVDLGSNITIGQTICILEAMKLMNEIESEFNAEIVEILVENGTPVEFGQVLMRVKQS
- the efp gene encoding elongation factor P, with the protein product MISSNDFRTGTTIEIDGQVWRVVEFLHVKPGKGSAFVRTKLKSVRNGNVVEKTFRAGESVQQAVLEKSNLQHTYVESGDYVFMDMISFEETRLSSDQIGRGSKYLKEGMEVNVIFYKDKVLEVELPISITLKVTETDPGVKGDTASGGTKPAILETGAQVMVPLFISVGEMIKVDTRNDSYLGRDN
- a CDS encoding DUF6554 family protein, which encodes MKGHKKIRFIFPLVAMYVPLLLLAPKAIAGSFGAEIFCTMRDGGNDHESSWQAAYSYIKKQKGGIFKTSPKQAAGQIIETVVRERDKFSYCVEFLDQLHPDRKLQLENDRKEKRRKKEELLQDKENEDYSKETFDRYSY
- a CDS encoding SDR family oxidoreductase, coding for MTNLSSPITAKNKFLIFGGGFSGDYFAKSIRKLGCIALASSRSISNEPNSFIFNSEDNSIPEDSIFEGATHILSCIPPDKNGNDPVLKRLKNKIKKLSLKWVGYLSTTGVYGNTHGDWVCEEDQPNPFQERSQRRLNCEREWINSNLPIQIFRLPGIYGPGRSTLEAIRTKKIKVIDKENQVFSRIHVADIANAIIYLIQNKNNLDFHQIINIADDEPCSQIEVIRYSYQLLGLEMPKKILFEEAKKDLSPIAQSFWKENRRVSNKLLCKKLGYKLIYKNYKAGLNNCLLKLNHE
- the pdxA gene encoding 4-hydroxythreonine-4-phosphate dehydrogenase PdxA, which encodes MNNQSNDNEDKFKIIISVGDESGIGPEIILKALFSKEIPYNLDFIIVGSKNNLENTYKNLKSLGIKNIVDPNNYQIHDIQIPFEINKQKKSNGNASFFYLKKAIEIVQKYTNAALVTGPICKKSWSLAGHNYSGQTELLAETCQVKDVGMLFTAKSPITGWRFNTLLATTHIPLCDVPKKLSTQLIHTKLDLFAKFCKTYVNKPLLKVAGLNPHAGEEGILGSEEKDWIKNAVTTWGNQNKGVHVSGPISPDTCWNSSSKAWRDKTAPTHDGILAMYHDQGLIPIKVIALNYSVNTTIGLPFIRTSPDHGTGFDIAGKGIAQSQSMVEAIKAAFDLTKDSRLFNAH